In a single window of the Dreissena polymorpha isolate Duluth1 chromosome 3, UMN_Dpol_1.0, whole genome shotgun sequence genome:
- the LOC127873361 gene encoding transcription factor AP-2-epsilon-like: MSTELSPSVCSSPLDSIHSVDVDENVGLENGVVRTGSGVLTELDRVSPSFYLKRENMPTAYGYVDQNGNTTEPNNEERRDVLGSHGGLGQLVASVSSAGSFPPAPRLSHTPTSDFQPPYFPPPYNPISQQTMDFHHHVNDPYSHLGGFQAPQQHYHQLQERNVLRHRDDLHNMSGGGLQPHDRNRNDYGGMGRADLLVPRAPLSIGYGESDPSMLSLHAGNMMDDSGQSMDDSGGYMDQNQSVIRKGIRPKLENGKQLMITSSLIGSSPTDVFCSVPGRLSLLSSTSKYKVTVAEVQRRLSPPECLNASLLGGVLRRAKSKNGGRSLREKLDKMGMNLPAGRRKAANVTLLTSLVEGESIRLARDFGYLCETEFPARQCAEYNTRQYADPADQMTRKNMILATKQILKELMDLLNQDRSPLGNTRPQIILEPNIQRHLSHFSLITHGFGSPAVVASLTSVQNYLNEMLKLMDKSFVPNGMDPKKSEKDE; this comes from the exons ATGTCAACGGAGTTAAGCCCAAGCGTTTGCTCCAGTCCGCTTGATTCGATACATTCTGTGGACGTGGATGAAAATGTGGGCCTAGAAAACGGGGTTGTCAGAACTGGATCAGGGGTACTCACGGAACTGGATCGAGTTTCTCCAAGCTTTTACTTAAAACGCGAAAACATGCCGACGGCGTACGGTTATGTAGATCAGAATGGTAACACGACGGAACCGAATAATGAG GAACGTCGAGATGTGTTGGGCTCGCACGGGGGACTCGGCCAGCTCGTGGCATCGGTGTCCAGCGCGGGGTCGTTTCCGCCGGCGCCGCGCCTCTCCCACACGCCCACGTCCGACTTTCAGCCTCCCTATTTCCCGCCGCCATACAATCCGATCTCGCAGCAGACGATGGACTTCCACCACCACGTGAACGACCCGTACTCGCATCTCGGCGGCTTCCAGGCGCCGCAACAACACTACCACCAGCTGCAGGAACGGAACGTGCTCCGGCATCGTGATGACCTTCACAACATGAGCGGCGGCGGTCTACAGCCGCACGACCGGAACCGTAACGATTACGGCGGCATGGGGCGCGCCGACTTGTTGGTTCCCCGCGCGCCATTGTCCATCGGCTACGGGGAGTCGGATCCGAGTATGTTGTCCTTGCACGCCGGAAACATGATGGACGACAGTGGGCAG AGTATGGACGATTCAGGCGGGTATATGGACCAGAATCAGTCTGTCATCAGAAAAG GCATTCGCCCAAAATTAGAAAACGGCAAGCAGCTTATGATCACGTCGTCGTTGATCGGGAGTTCCCCTACAGACGTGTTCTGCTCGGTTCCCGGCAGACTCTCCCTCCTATCCTCCACGTCCAAGTACAAAGTGACGGTAGCGGAAGTGCAGCGGCGCCTGTCGCCACCGGAATGTCTCAACGCGTCCCTCCTCGGAGGAGTGCTTCGGAG GGCAAAGTCTAAAAATGGTGGGCGGTCTTTACGCGAGAAGCTGGACAAAATGGGAATGAACTTGCCCGCGGGTCGCCGCAAGGCTGCCAACGTTACATTACTCACATCTCTAGTCGAAG GCGAGTCAATCCGCTTGGCACGAGACTTTGGTTACCTGTGCGAGACGGAGTTTCCGGCCCGCCAGTGTGCCGAGTACAACACACGCCAATACGCTGACCCCGCCGACCAAATGACTCGCAAAAACATGATTCTTGCCACAAA GCAAATTCTAAAGGAGCTGATGGACTTGCTGAATCAAGACCGGTCGCCCCTCGGGAACACGAGACCTCAAATAATATTAGAGCCCAATATTCAGAGACACCTATCGCACTTTAGTTTGATCACGCACGGGTTTGGATCGCCGGCCGTGGTCGCCTCGCTTACATCTGTACAGAATTACCTGAATGAAATGCTAAAACTCATGGACAAAAGTTTTGTTCCCAACGGAATGGACCCTAAAAAGTCGGAAAAGGACGAATGA